Proteins found in one Pseudomonas marvdashtae genomic segment:
- a CDS encoding putidacin L1 family lectin-like bacteriocin: MARTRIPFAGSGTSVLPAYQTMTAGQYLLSPNGRFKLLLQADGNLVLQDNGAVVWVADNTQPYSSHVPLRYKVPPQLYVQYGAFLDDPIRKRTWLTDNTTFTSNDQWNRTHMVLQDDGNIVLLDSRAIWNGTPSIPLVPGATNSLIFSGPFEMVRGVRYATGNCALVFEADGGVVSYGPDGGMLWSSRTQNKGAARAVFQADGNFVIYDASNKVLWNSGTAKNPDAVLRLQPNGGLAVIKDLPVWARFGYTPKYRAVRLFDGGSLKTHDIWTWHF, encoded by the coding sequence ATGGCTCGTACACGTATTCCCTTTGCCGGCAGCGGTACTTCAGTTCTGCCCGCATACCAAACAATGACCGCAGGTCAGTATCTTCTCTCGCCAAATGGCCGCTTCAAACTTTTGCTTCAGGCTGATGGAAACCTGGTTCTGCAGGACAATGGCGCGGTGGTATGGGTAGCTGACAATACACAGCCCTACAGCTCGCACGTTCCCCTGCGCTACAAGGTACCCCCACAGCTCTACGTTCAATACGGCGCGTTCCTGGACGACCCGATTCGTAAGCGCACCTGGCTGACCGACAACACGACTTTCACCAGTAACGACCAGTGGAACCGAACCCATATGGTCCTTCAGGACGATGGGAACATCGTGCTTCTTGACTCGCGAGCGATCTGGAACGGCACTCCGTCGATTCCACTGGTACCTGGCGCGACGAACTCGTTGATCTTTTCTGGTCCATTCGAAATGGTACGAGGGGTTCGATATGCCACAGGCAATTGCGCACTTGTGTTTGAGGCCGACGGCGGTGTCGTGAGCTACGGTCCGGATGGGGGCATGCTGTGGTCCAGCCGCACTCAGAACAAAGGTGCTGCGAGGGCGGTGTTCCAAGCCGACGGCAACTTTGTGATCTACGATGCCAGCAACAAAGTTCTCTGGAACTCGGGTACCGCAAAAAACCCTGACGCAGTTCTTCGTTTGCAGCCGAATGGCGGTCTGGCAGTAATCAAGGATTTGCCTGTTTGGGCGCGGTTCGGTTACACGCCGAAATACCGTGCTGTTCGCTTGTTCGACGGTGGCTCTTTGAAAACCCACGACATCTGGACCTGGCATTTCTAA
- a CDS encoding Com family DNA-binding transcriptional regulator, which produces MQMLKDCRCGKCNRLLARVGEYTQLQIKCSRCGTLNHVKAPSLERSPLSDMNAESSAKNHST; this is translated from the coding sequence TTGCAGATGCTTAAAGATTGCAGATGTGGAAAGTGCAACAGACTACTGGCCCGCGTGGGCGAGTACACCCAGCTCCAGATCAAATGTTCCCGTTGCGGGACGTTGAATCATGTGAAGGCCCCGAGCCTCGAGCGATCGCCTTTGAGCGACATGAATGCGGAATCCTCCGCGAAAAATCATTCGACTTAA
- a CDS encoding recombination protein NinG: MKRTPLLRKTPLKSAVPRRKRCPECRVMYAPARESQAVCGEIACAIAHAQSEKGKEAARKSLAQVERREIKVRKEKLKSRADHARDTQQAFNKWVRLRDVDLPCVSCGRHHEGQYHAGHYRTVAASPELRFEPLNVHKQCAPCNNHKSGDIVNYRIELVKRIGAEAVEWLEGPHEAKKYTIEQLKAMTAEYRAKTRELKKGEAA; this comes from the coding sequence ATGAAGCGCACCCCTCTACTGCGCAAAACTCCGCTCAAGTCCGCAGTCCCACGCCGCAAGCGCTGCCCAGAATGCCGCGTGATGTACGCGCCGGCCCGAGAATCGCAAGCCGTGTGCGGGGAGATCGCCTGCGCCATCGCTCACGCCCAGTCGGAAAAGGGCAAGGAAGCCGCCCGCAAGTCCCTGGCCCAGGTCGAGCGCCGAGAGATCAAGGTACGCAAGGAGAAGCTGAAGAGTAGGGCGGACCATGCTCGCGATACGCAGCAAGCGTTCAACAAGTGGGTTCGTCTGCGCGATGTCGATCTGCCGTGTGTGAGCTGTGGTCGCCACCATGAAGGCCAATACCACGCAGGGCATTACAGGACGGTTGCTGCCAGCCCTGAGCTTCGCTTCGAACCGTTGAACGTGCACAAGCAATGTGCCCCATGCAACAACCACAAGTCCGGCGACATCGTGAACTACCGCATCGAGTTGGTGAAGCGCATCGGCGCCGAGGCGGTCGAGTGGCTGGAAGGCCCTCATGAGGCCAAGAAGTACACCATCGAACAGCTGAAGGCGATGACCGCCGAATACCGGGCCAAGACTCGCGAACTGAAAAAAGGGGAAGCTGCATGA
- a CDS encoding DUF4055 domain-containing protein yields MPVQSTNPDYDAHIAEWKMMDDALEGECAVKRNQSNLPKPSGMTEAEKLDGVGNKYLYENYTARAQYEHWVRDALRSMMGLVSRLIPEIKLPSGMRGLEENATSDGFGLKQLFFRMVRQAISHGRVPLVVNIDEGGEPYFSTYATRNAINWKVGSQGGRQDLILSVFLEFRDNKEDEYDHDSKMVYRVFKMIDNVCHSEVLGEDGATIEDLRPLGTTGADARLIKGLYYLPVIYCGSTDNSPEVDEVPLLTMARAALKSYQLSADYFTALHQTSHPQPWVSGLDDSVELSVTGPSAAWDLGPNGKCGYLEFQGAGIEAVRTAMDDQKNAALEAGAKVMDVGGTESGEARKTRQNDQHATLHSIVITVAEAVEQALRYAAEWKGYDPEQVAFKVTPEFVMPEVDAQVLAELHKGVMAGTISADTYWQYLTTGKLPERPYNEEADLISEERESAGINLDKDDADDKPGAGGQPANRADDPPLGDDRAA; encoded by the coding sequence ATGCCAGTGCAATCGACAAACCCCGACTACGACGCGCACATCGCCGAGTGGAAAATGATGGACGATGCGCTCGAGGGCGAATGCGCAGTCAAGCGCAACCAGAGCAATCTACCCAAGCCCAGCGGCATGACCGAAGCTGAGAAGCTCGACGGCGTGGGCAACAAATACCTGTATGAGAACTACACGGCCCGTGCTCAGTACGAGCACTGGGTCCGCGATGCGTTGCGTTCGATGATGGGGCTGGTATCGCGGTTGATTCCCGAAATCAAGCTTCCATCTGGCATGCGGGGGCTGGAGGAAAACGCCACCTCTGACGGCTTCGGCCTCAAGCAGCTGTTCTTTCGAATGGTGCGCCAGGCTATTTCCCATGGCCGGGTGCCGCTGGTGGTCAACATCGATGAGGGTGGTGAGCCGTATTTCTCGACTTATGCCACTCGCAACGCCATCAACTGGAAGGTAGGCAGCCAGGGCGGCCGTCAGGACCTGATCCTCTCCGTGTTTCTCGAGTTCCGCGACAACAAGGAGGATGAGTACGACCACGACAGCAAGATGGTCTATCGCGTCTTCAAGATGATCGACAACGTCTGCCACAGCGAAGTACTGGGGGAAGATGGCGCGACTATCGAAGACCTGAGGCCGCTTGGCACCACCGGTGCTGATGCCCGCCTGATCAAGGGGCTGTATTACTTGCCGGTGATCTATTGCGGCTCGACAGACAACTCGCCTGAAGTGGACGAGGTGCCGCTGCTGACCATGGCGCGGGCCGCCTTGAAATCCTACCAACTCAGCGCTGACTACTTCACCGCGCTGCACCAGACCAGTCACCCACAACCATGGGTTTCCGGGCTTGATGATTCGGTAGAGCTGAGCGTAACCGGCCCATCGGCAGCATGGGATCTAGGCCCGAATGGCAAGTGCGGCTATCTCGAGTTCCAGGGGGCTGGCATTGAAGCGGTTCGCACGGCCATGGACGACCAGAAGAACGCCGCTCTTGAAGCTGGCGCCAAGGTCATGGATGTGGGCGGCACTGAGTCAGGGGAGGCTCGTAAAACTCGCCAGAACGACCAGCACGCCACGCTGCACAGCATTGTCATCACGGTGGCAGAAGCGGTGGAGCAGGCATTGCGGTACGCCGCCGAGTGGAAGGGTTACGACCCGGAGCAGGTCGCGTTCAAGGTGACGCCAGAGTTTGTGATGCCTGAAGTAGATGCCCAGGTGCTCGCCGAACTGCACAAGGGGGTGATGGCGGGCACGATCAGCGCCGACACCTACTGGCAGTACCTCACCACGGGCAAGCTGCCGGAGCGCCCATACAACGAAGAAGCCGATCTGATCAGCGAAGAGCGTGAGTCAGCCGGCATCAACTTGGACAAAGACGATGCCGACGACAAACCTGGCGCAGGTGGACAGCCAGCTAATAGAGCAGACGACCCGCCACTCGGTGATGATCGAGCGGCTTAA
- a CDS encoding terminase large subunit domain-containing protein — translation MSLPARISDGLVALTPKQANIYCWGFQPEARFRDAVCGRRFGKTFLGKAEMRRAAKLAAAWNVSVEDEIWYAAPTQKQARRVFWRRLKQAIPKSWLATKPNETDMLITLKSGHLLRCVGLENYDDLRGSGLFFILVDEWADCKYAAWEEVIRPMLSTCTYTLPSGEVRKGGHALRIGTPKGFNHCYDTFQDGKPGHEPDHRSWLYTSLDGGNVPPEEIEAARRKMDPRTFRQEYEASFENYQGVVYYTFNREANRTSETIKRGEALHIGMDFNVMKMAAVVHVIRDDLPLALSEFSEVRDTPEMIEKIKLRFPDHSIAIYPDASGQNTSSKSASESDLSLLKKAGFTVVVDSTNPAVKDRVNAMCAMFANTYGEHRYLVNVDQCPKYTQCLERQIYTDKGEPDKKAGYDHLVDAPGYFIAKRYPIKTRTGGTRRIGGLA, via the coding sequence ATGTCCCTACCAGCCCGTATCTCTGATGGGCTGGTCGCGCTGACGCCGAAACAGGCGAACATTTACTGCTGGGGCTTCCAGCCTGAGGCGCGCTTCCGCGACGCGGTGTGTGGCCGTCGGTTCGGCAAGACCTTCCTGGGCAAGGCGGAAATGCGTCGGGCCGCGAAGCTCGCTGCGGCCTGGAACGTCAGCGTCGAGGATGAAATCTGGTACGCCGCGCCGACACAGAAGCAGGCCCGTCGGGTTTTCTGGCGCAGGCTGAAGCAGGCCATCCCGAAATCTTGGCTGGCGACCAAGCCGAACGAAACGGACATGTTGATCACGCTGAAGAGCGGTCACTTGCTCCGGTGTGTCGGTCTGGAGAACTACGACGATCTGCGTGGTTCGGGTCTGTTCTTCATCCTTGTGGACGAATGGGCCGACTGCAAATATGCGGCATGGGAAGAAGTCATCCGGCCGATGCTTTCCACCTGCACCTACACACTGCCGAGCGGTGAAGTTCGAAAGGGCGGCCATGCGCTGCGCATTGGCACGCCAAAAGGATTCAACCACTGCTACGACACGTTTCAAGACGGTAAGCCAGGACATGAGCCTGACCACCGTAGCTGGCTTTACACGTCACTCGATGGTGGCAACGTTCCGCCGGAAGAAATCGAGGCTGCCCGTCGCAAGATGGATCCCCGGACGTTCCGGCAAGAGTATGAGGCCAGCTTTGAGAACTACCAGGGCGTCGTCTACTACACGTTCAACCGTGAGGCGAACCGCACCAGCGAGACGATTAAGCGCGGTGAGGCGCTACACATCGGCATGGACTTCAACGTTATGAAGATGGCGGCCGTGGTGCACGTCATTCGTGACGATCTGCCCTTGGCGCTCAGCGAGTTCTCGGAGGTGCGCGACACGCCCGAGATGATCGAGAAGATCAAGCTTCGGTTTCCTGATCACAGTATTGCGATCTACCCGGACGCCAGCGGCCAGAACACCAGCAGCAAGAGCGCAAGCGAGTCGGACCTGTCACTACTGAAGAAGGCGGGCTTCACCGTTGTCGTGGACTCGACAAACCCCGCGGTGAAGGACCGCGTCAACGCCATGTGCGCAATGTTCGCCAACACATACGGCGAGCATCGCTACCTGGTCAACGTCGACCAGTGCCCGAAATACACGCAGTGCCTAGAGCGCCAGATTTACACCGACAAGGGCGAGCCCGACAAGAAGGCCGGCTATGACCACCTGGTGGACGCACCCGGCTACTTCATTGCCAAGCGCTACCCGATCAAGACACGCACAGGCGGAACACGCCGAATTGGAGGCTTGGCCTGA
- a CDS encoding MFS transporter — translation MEFLQRLFEKLDWAFAGLLGAIAASFWHRDDLVDRKAWAIFIFSGAVCAHYLTGLISSYFGVVEPRSVAGVGFLLGTFGGSLIAAITRAIKAADLWAFIRQRFGGGNPP, via the coding sequence ATGGAGTTTTTACAGCGCCTGTTCGAGAAGCTCGACTGGGCATTTGCTGGGCTGCTTGGCGCTATAGCCGCCAGCTTCTGGCACCGCGATGACCTGGTAGACCGAAAGGCCTGGGCCATCTTTATTTTCTCGGGTGCCGTCTGCGCCCATTACCTGACGGGCCTGATCAGTTCCTACTTCGGAGTGGTCGAGCCGCGCAGTGTTGCCGGTGTCGGTTTCCTCCTGGGGACCTTCGGCGGGTCGCTTATCGCCGCCATCACCCGGGCCATCAAAGCCGCTGACCTCTGGGCGTTCATCCGCCAGCGGTTTGGGGGAGGCAATCCACCATGA
- a CDS encoding recombination protein NinB — MSNVIHKPRHFWSSGPSRIREIFRLAYLFATELSAAGAVEIIVRPVKSRRTLEQNAKLWAMLGDISRQVEWPVNGVMQKLDSEDWKALMTAAARQEIRMAQGINGGVVMLGESTKRMTVAELGDVIECMYAFGADKGVNWSEPKGQMPEQWEAAA, encoded by the coding sequence ATGAGCAACGTCATCCATAAACCCCGCCACTTCTGGTCGTCCGGTCCTTCGCGCATCCGCGAGATATTTCGCCTAGCCTACCTGTTCGCCACTGAGCTATCTGCCGCCGGCGCCGTAGAGATCATTGTCCGCCCGGTTAAGTCCCGTCGCACCCTGGAGCAGAACGCCAAGCTGTGGGCAATGCTGGGCGACATATCCCGCCAGGTTGAATGGCCGGTCAATGGCGTGATGCAGAAGCTGGACAGCGAGGACTGGAAAGCCCTCATGACCGCAGCCGCCCGCCAGGAGATCCGCATGGCCCAGGGCATCAACGGTGGGGTTGTGATGCTAGGCGAGAGCACCAAGCGCATGACTGTGGCCGAGCTGGGCGACGTGATCGAGTGCATGTACGCCTTCGGCGCCGACAAGGGCGTGAACTGGAGCGAGCCGAAAGGGCAGATGCCCGAGCAGTGGGAGGCGGCAGCATGA
- a CDS encoding putative metallopeptidase, with amino-acid sequence MGRPQPSMSLLGLSDLPDTGIHLTPAPEVWEWLQAEILADTGSIHNEDHAHLLDADIRVMWASSSFEKQGRTVLGQAEQVAFRAGGWQKARMEQQMRDWFGGVPAYIITLAADYCAQCSDTDFCALVEHELYHIAQARDGYGQPKFTQEGLPKLEMRGHDVEEFVGVVRRYGASPDVQALVDAANSPAEVGKLNIARACGTCLLKLA; translated from the coding sequence ATGGGTAGACCGCAGCCATCGATGTCACTGCTTGGGTTGTCCGATCTACCCGATACTGGCATCCACCTAACCCCGGCCCCAGAGGTGTGGGAATGGCTCCAAGCCGAGATCCTTGCCGATACCGGCAGCATTCACAACGAAGACCATGCCCACCTACTGGATGCGGACATCCGCGTCATGTGGGCCTCGTCGAGCTTCGAGAAGCAGGGACGGACAGTGCTAGGCCAGGCTGAGCAGGTAGCGTTCCGTGCCGGCGGCTGGCAGAAGGCCCGGATGGAGCAGCAGATGCGTGACTGGTTCGGCGGTGTGCCGGCCTACATCATCACCCTGGCTGCCGACTACTGCGCCCAGTGCAGTGACACAGACTTCTGCGCCCTGGTAGAGCATGAGCTGTACCACATAGCCCAAGCACGGGATGGATACGGCCAGCCCAAGTTCACCCAGGAAGGATTGCCCAAGCTCGAGATGCGCGGACACGACGTTGAAGAGTTCGTTGGTGTGGTCCGCCGCTACGGTGCGAGCCCTGACGTTCAAGCGTTGGTGGATGCTGCAAACAGTCCTGCTGAGGTGGGGAAATTGAACATTGCGAGGGCCTGCGGAACCTGTCTGCTCAAGTTGGCCTGA
- a CDS encoding YceK/YidQ family lipoprotein, with the protein MNFRCTLLVLAAASASGCGTINTTFRDDAVASGKLARWHSHCDSVPRIYSGAVFDYCTLDAEPRQSTGFDGYPAPALIVLDMGLSAVADTLLLPYSVYLQNKHGDIRKARFE; encoded by the coding sequence ATGAATTTCAGGTGCACTCTGTTGGTGCTCGCGGCCGCTTCAGCGTCGGGATGCGGAACGATCAATACGACCTTTCGAGATGATGCTGTGGCTAGCGGTAAACTGGCTCGCTGGCATTCCCACTGTGACTCGGTTCCACGAATCTATAGTGGTGCAGTTTTTGATTACTGCACACTAGATGCGGAACCACGGCAAAGCACTGGTTTCGATGGATACCCCGCCCCAGCGCTCATTGTCCTCGACATGGGCCTCTCAGCTGTCGCGGACACTCTCTTATTGCCTTACTCCGTCTATTTGCAAAACAAACACGGTGACATCAGGAAGGCGCGTTTCGAATAG
- a CDS encoding DUF2280 domain-containing protein, with translation MAVLRSEVKAFIVQALACFDTPSQVVTAVKTEFGIEISRQQCESHDPTKYAGQGLGAKWVELFHAARKRFREETADIPIANRAFRLRTLGRMAEKAENMKNMALTAQLLEQAAKEVGDVFVNRRLEPIKPPGSEAGAEPAAEYVLRPDEDVPTSPYL, from the coding sequence ATGGCAGTACTACGAAGCGAGGTCAAAGCCTTCATTGTTCAGGCACTTGCCTGCTTTGATACGCCATCTCAGGTGGTGACAGCGGTCAAGACGGAATTCGGCATAGAGATCAGTCGTCAGCAGTGTGAATCGCACGACCCGACTAAGTATGCAGGGCAGGGGCTTGGCGCGAAGTGGGTGGAGCTATTCCATGCTGCCCGAAAGCGTTTCCGCGAAGAGACCGCGGACATACCGATTGCCAACCGTGCGTTTCGCCTCCGCACGCTTGGGCGCATGGCTGAGAAAGCCGAGAACATGAAGAACATGGCGCTGACTGCCCAACTACTGGAGCAGGCCGCCAAAGAGGTGGGGGACGTCTTCGTGAATCGTCGCCTTGAACCGATCAAGCCCCCTGGATCAGAGGCGGGGGCCGAACCTGCCGCTGAATACGTACTGAGGCCTGACGAAGATGTCCCTACCAGCCCGTATCTCTGA